GCAGGTTCAGGAACACCTGGGCGAGCCGGGTCGGGTCGGCATCCAGGATCAGGGGCTCGGGCGGTAGGGCGCAGGTCAGTTCGTGCCCCTGGCGCTCGATCAGCGGGCGACTCGCCTCGGCGCTTTCCCGCACCACCGACGCGAGGTCCACCCGCTCCCGTCGGAGTTCCAGTTTGCCCGTGGCGATCCGGCTCACGTCGAGCAGGTCGCCCACCAGCCGCACCATCTGGTTCAACTGGCGCGCCATCATGTCCCCCGCGCGCGCCACCGCGCCCGGGTCCGTGCCGGCCAGTTTGAGGAGTTGCACCCCGTTACTCAGTGCCGCGAGCGGGTTGCGCAGTTCGTGGCTCAGAACCGCGAGGAAGTGGTCCCGCGCGCGGACCGCGCTCTGGTACCCGGCGCCGAGCGCTTCCGCGGCCCCCGTGAGCTCGTGCTGGCGCGCCGCGGAAACGAGCAGAACCTCGTTCATTGCGGCCGCTTGTTGGCGGTAGACCGCGGTCTCGGTCGAGTCCGTGACCTGGATCATGACCCCCGCGGGGCGCTCGTCGCCCCCGAGGATGGGCCAAACCGCATACGACCAGTACACGGGGCCGGGGAGGGTGTGACGGTGCTCTTGTTCGGCCAGGTTCTCGGGAACCCCGGTGCCGAAGACGCGGTCGAGCAGGGCGACGCACCCGTTCCCCGCGCCTTCCGGAACGGCCTCGGCGAACGGCCGCCCGATCAAATCGGTCCGCTCGCGCCCGACGAACCGGGCGAAGGCCGGGTTGACGTAAATCACGACGTGCGTGAGGCCCTCGACGGCGACCGTGGGTTGGGGGGAGCGCTCGGACAGGTACCGGCACAGGCGCCGGATCAGGGGCACGTGCCCCGCGGTGTCGAGTCCGAGTTCGACATCCATCGCGCTCACCTACTCTTTCGGGTCCGAGGTGGCGGGGGCGAGCGGTTCGGGCACCCCGGTAATCAGCCCGTGGTACCCGGTGAGCCGCGCGCCGATCTGTAGCCCCGTGGCCGTGACCTCGTACTCGCGGATGTCCTTGCTGTGCTCCCCGGCCCGCACCTTCACGACCACCAGCACCTTGCGGAGCTGGCCGGCGATCTCCACGTACCGCAGCCGGATGATGTCGTCGCTCAGGAACGAGATCGAGTACGGGCTCAGGGCCAGTTCGGTGAACGTCTCGGTCACCTCGACGGTGCTCACGATCGTGACCCCGGTCCGCGTCAGGGCCCCGATCATCCGGTACAGGGACTCGCGGAAGTCGGCCCGGAACCCGGGGGCCAGGGCCATCTCGAACCCGGCCAGTGAGTCGATCACGAGCCGCTTGGCCCCGGTCCGCGCCACCGCGTCGAGGATCTCGCGCATGGTCTCGTCGACCGACAGGTCGAGCGGGCGCAGGTACACAATGGTCAACGTGCCGGCGGCCTGGGGCGCCTCGAAATCCATGCCCAGCGTGGCCGCCCGCCCCATGTATTCTTCCGGGCGCTCCTCGAAAATGGCGACGATCCCGGGCTCCCCGCGGCGCAGGCCCTCGGCGATGAACTGGGTCGCGATGATCGACTTGCCGGTGCCCGACGGCCCGGCCACCAGCACGCTATCGCCCTCGGGGATCCCGCCCCCGAGCAACTCGTCCAGACC
The Gemmata palustris DNA segment above includes these coding regions:
- a CDS encoding hybrid sensor histidine kinase/response regulator, coding for MDVELGLDTAGHVPLIRRLCRYLSERSPQPTVAVEGLTHVVIYVNPAFARFVGRERTDLIGRPFAEAVPEGAGNGCVALLDRVFGTGVPENLAEQEHRHTLPGPVYWSYAVWPILGGDERPAGVMIQVTDSTETAVYRQQAAAMNEVLLVSAARQHELTGAAEALGAGYQSAVRARDHFLAVLSHELRNPLAALSNGVQLLKLAGTDPGAVARAGDMMARQLNQMVRLVGDLLDVSRIATGKLELRRERVDLASVVRESAEASRPLIERQGHELTCALPPEPLILDADPTRLAQVFLNLLNNAAKYSERGGHIRLSAERDGAGVVVRVRDTGIGISAVHLPHIFDVFVQVDTVWHRAQGGLGIGLSLVKEFVELHGGRVEAHSDGPGTGCEFVVRLPLAEPAAAEPAPAVAPSPRGPGRRVLVVDDNRDAAESLAEMLELMGHEVRTAGDGAAGVSAAAEFRPELVLMDLGMPGVNGYEAARRIRAEPWGAAPLLAALTGWGAEDDRRRTHEAGFDRHLVKPVAPDVLTKLIAELPRP